One genomic window of Candidatus Pseudobacter hemicellulosilyticus includes the following:
- a CDS encoding RagB/SusD family nutrient uptake outer membrane protein: protein MKSISTYILLFGCLLTMGCKKWLDVKPEGLSTSDELFASQKGFRDALTGAYIRMKEGDIYGGGLTWGFVEYMACNWELATNSGNTALPRLMAGDYTHATVREWMDNIYIDLYKVVADVNSLLAAIDEKKTVFTDGNYELTKGEALALRAFCHFDVLRLFGPMPQAPGTDPLFPYVKEVSKNIHEPLDYAAFTRQLLADLGEAENLLKDVDPFRTWSMAELNPAQNATPVLRDNYLLYRQVRMNYYAVLALKARVYMWLAAQDPSLQGEAARAAQLVIDAKDHNGLPTFRLGNEGDRVAGDYTMSPEHLMAVSIYNLEPMANGLFTENGSYFRYDFNVQDGFWYLNNLFPVNERTSDVRWKEMWSYKIGNGLTNYVMYRKFLQRTGNPVLQSPLLRLSEMYLVLTECAATKTEAEGYYSTYCAAKGIPFVNGFGTGDWLADRRNKLIREYVREFYAEGQTFFNYKRMNVVALPASWTYTQFTGRQERYVVPKPLREIDYNNK, encoded by the coding sequence ATGAAAAGTATTAGCACTTATATATTACTGTTCGGCTGCCTGCTGACCATGGGCTGCAAAAAATGGCTGGATGTAAAACCCGAAGGCCTTTCTACCTCGGATGAGCTTTTTGCCTCCCAGAAAGGATTCCGGGATGCCCTCACCGGCGCCTATATCCGGATGAAGGAAGGCGATATCTACGGCGGCGGCCTCACCTGGGGTTTTGTGGAGTATATGGCCTGCAACTGGGAGCTGGCCACCAACAGCGGCAATACCGCCCTTCCAAGGCTGATGGCGGGCGACTATACCCATGCCACGGTTCGTGAGTGGATGGACAATATCTATATTGATCTCTATAAAGTGGTGGCGGATGTGAACAGCCTGCTGGCAGCAATAGACGAAAAAAAGACCGTGTTCACGGATGGCAACTATGAGCTGACCAAGGGCGAGGCCCTGGCGCTGCGGGCCTTCTGTCATTTTGATGTACTCCGGCTCTTTGGTCCTATGCCACAGGCCCCGGGCACTGACCCGTTGTTCCCCTATGTGAAGGAAGTGAGCAAAAATATTCATGAGCCCCTGGACTATGCGGCTTTCACCCGGCAGCTGCTGGCTGATCTGGGCGAAGCGGAAAACCTGCTGAAGGACGTAGATCCTTTCCGGACCTGGTCCATGGCCGAGCTGAACCCGGCGCAGAACGCAACGCCTGTGCTGCGGGATAATTACCTGCTCTACCGGCAGGTGCGGATGAACTATTATGCCGTGCTGGCGCTGAAAGCCCGTGTATACATGTGGCTGGCCGCCCAGGATCCCAGCCTGCAGGGGGAGGCCGCCAGGGCTGCACAGCTGGTGATTGATGCAAAGGATCATAACGGCCTGCCTACTTTCCGCCTGGGCAATGAAGGGGACAGGGTAGCCGGTGATTATACGATGTCGCCCGAGCACCTGATGGCGGTCAGCATCTATAACCTGGAACCCATGGCCAACGGCCTGTTTACGGAAAATGGCAGTTATTTCCGCTATGATTTCAACGTGCAGGATGGTTTCTGGTACCTCAATAACCTGTTCCCGGTAAATGAACGGACTTCCGATGTGCGGTGGAAAGAGATGTGGAGCTATAAGATCGGTAACGGCCTGACCAACTACGTGATGTACCGGAAGTTCCTGCAGCGAACTGGCAATCCTGTTCTTCAGTCGCCCCTGCTGCGCCTCAGTGAAATGTACCTGGTCCTTACGGAATGCGCCGCCACCAAAACTGAGGCGGAAGGTTATTACAGTACTTACTGTGCTGCCAAAGGCATTCCTTTTGTCAATGGTTTTGGTACGGGCGACTGGCTGGCAGATCGCCGCAACAAGCTGATCCGGGAATACGTCCGGGAATTCTATGCAGAAGGACAAACCTTTTTCAACTATAAACGCATGAATGTGGTAGCGCTGCCTGCCAGCTGGACCTACACCCAGTTTACGGGTAGACAGGAGCGTTATGTGGTGCCTAAACCGCTGCGTGAAATAGATTATAACAATAAATAA
- a CDS encoding DUF4843 domain-containing protein, with protein sequence MIRILFYTLLLGMLAAGCSEADHLLYNDSARLQINDTTAMSYTFFYEPETMVQDTVYVEVFTIGDPVNQDRPVTLVQVAGENQAYPAVSGQHFVPLDDPAIKPLMVVKANQVSGLIPVVVKRDAGMKQHSYRLRLQLAANEAFLLGEEGRRVKTVIVSDKLERFYSWRADDGTAPAFYTFGKYSTAKHQFMYDVLQVRVDEEWYKAISDMQAQQHYKNLVKEALNAFNTDPANLASGAAPLRESSDPASSAVTFP encoded by the coding sequence ATGATCCGAATACTTTTTTATACCCTGCTGCTGGGCATGCTGGCTGCCGGATGTTCCGAAGCAGACCATCTGTTGTACAATGATAGCGCGCGGCTGCAGATCAATGACACCACCGCTATGAGCTATACTTTCTTTTATGAGCCCGAAACCATGGTGCAGGACACCGTGTATGTGGAGGTCTTCACCATTGGCGATCCCGTGAACCAGGACCGGCCGGTAACGCTGGTACAGGTAGCCGGGGAAAACCAGGCCTATCCTGCTGTTTCCGGCCAGCATTTTGTGCCGCTGGATGATCCGGCCATCAAACCACTCATGGTAGTAAAGGCCAACCAGGTCAGCGGCCTGATCCCGGTGGTGGTGAAAAGGGATGCCGGTATGAAGCAGCACAGCTACCGGCTCCGGCTGCAGCTGGCTGCCAACGAGGCTTTTTTATTAGGGGAAGAAGGGAGACGCGTAAAAACGGTCATTGTCTCCGATAAGCTGGAACGCTTTTATTCCTGGCGGGCGGACGATGGAACGGCTCCTGCCTTTTACACTTTTGGAAAGTACAGTACAGCCAAGCACCAGTTCATGTATGATGTGCTGCAGGTCAGGGTCGATGAAGAATGGTATAAGGCTATTTCCGACATGCAGGCGCAGCAGCATTACAAGAACCTGGTCAAGGAGGCGCTGAATGCCTTCAATACCGATCCTGCCAACCTGGCCAGCGGCGCTGCACCCCTCCGGGAAAGCAGTGATCCCGCAAGCTCTGCTGTAACTTTTCCCTGA
- a CDS encoding PKD-like family lipoprotein — protein MNIKYIFLIALLPVLAVSCYKDKSNTSELILPEVSVTGFQPGYTVFTHQDMLDIAPAVENESLFDFYWTLYSTNFNVQEGVVPRADTIARTRALHYEVLLNPGAYILIFNVRNKTTGVTELLTSKLQVSTLTMSGWYFLKDDGANTDFDFVYPDGRIDNWIAFFNGGRNLPGKAVKAVYAPAFKSTPTSSDLYNAFVVLSEQDAVICRIDNGEIKFDFDNMFFTKPAVRKLQNVVQPMINNIVTIINDNKPYTLTKGGLFANFPPSSYRLAPQLGVAGLVMGFDQQSKTVINLDNANYTALGASGDALKNMNAELVWSIGYSGLRSMAALLFRHPSGNGSFYKLNATYGHMAGWTTPLIADVKTVPAGHGLLAASIIAGNYDADYYYYAQGNKLYLTDLASLTENLQLELPAGEEITCVQHVKYPQPAANVLYTTDYLAIASYSAGHYKIWLHRISSTGTVQPLAQPNYEGSGRVSCINYLENGIGARIF, from the coding sequence ATGAACATAAAATATATCTTCCTGATAGCACTGCTGCCGGTACTGGCCGTTTCCTGCTACAAGGATAAAAGCAATACCAGTGAGCTGATCCTGCCCGAAGTATCGGTGACTGGCTTTCAGCCCGGCTATACCGTGTTTACCCACCAGGATATGCTGGACATTGCTCCTGCAGTGGAGAATGAGTCCCTCTTTGATTTTTACTGGACCTTATACAGTACTAATTTTAATGTGCAGGAAGGGGTAGTGCCCCGGGCGGACACTATTGCCCGCACCCGCGCCCTGCACTATGAAGTGCTGCTGAATCCCGGCGCCTATATCCTGATCTTCAATGTCCGGAACAAGACCACCGGCGTAACGGAGCTGTTGACCAGCAAGCTGCAGGTCTCCACGCTGACCATGTCCGGCTGGTATTTTCTGAAAGATGATGGCGCCAATACTGATTTTGATTTTGTATATCCTGATGGCCGGATCGATAACTGGATCGCCTTCTTCAATGGCGGCAGGAACCTGCCCGGCAAAGCGGTGAAAGCGGTATATGCGCCGGCTTTTAAGTCTACCCCTACGTCTTCTGACCTCTACAACGCTTTTGTGGTGTTGTCGGAACAGGATGCCGTGATCTGCCGGATAGACAATGGTGAGATCAAATTTGATTTCGATAATATGTTCTTCACCAAACCTGCTGTGCGTAAGCTGCAGAATGTGGTGCAGCCGATGATCAACAACATTGTTACCATTATCAATGACAACAAGCCTTACACCCTGACCAAAGGTGGACTGTTTGCCAATTTCCCGCCGTCCAGCTACCGGTTGGCGCCTCAGCTGGGTGTGGCAGGCCTGGTGATGGGTTTTGACCAACAGTCAAAAACGGTGATCAACCTGGATAATGCCAATTATACAGCGCTGGGCGCCAGTGGCGATGCATTGAAGAATATGAATGCCGAGCTGGTCTGGAGCATCGGCTATTCCGGGCTGCGCAGTATGGCGGCCCTGTTGTTCCGCCATCCGTCGGGGAATGGCAGCTTTTATAAGCTCAATGCCACCTATGGCCATATGGCGGGCTGGACCACGCCGCTGATAGCCGATGTGAAAACGGTGCCGGCCGGTCATGGACTGTTGGCTGCCAGCATCATTGCGGGCAACTATGATGCGGATTATTATTACTATGCACAGGGCAATAAACTCTACCTGACTGATCTGGCCTCACTGACAGAGAACCTGCAGCTGGAATTGCCGGCAGGGGAGGAGATCACCTGTGTGCAGCATGTCAAATATCCGCAGCCCGCAGCCAATGTGCTGTACACCACCGATTACCTGGCCATTGCCAGTTATTCGGCCGGGCATTACAAAATATGGCTGCACCGCATCAGCAGTACCGGTACTGTTCAGCCGCTGGCGCAACCCAATTATGAGGGCTCCGGCCGGGTATCCTGTATCAATTACCTGGAGAACGGCATAGGCGCCCGTATTTTTTAA
- a CDS encoding TlpA disulfide reductase family protein has translation MKALIILLAACCFVEVAAGQSFNRTDSLRLVQQQAELKLALQHHDSLLANRQEQWLAAQKLKAQYDTIGLALYRAEMAVLKRERKAQEILFIQQHPDYQVSLDALSDVIGHLPEDIRAYDRLYKRLDKKVRQSEQGRKLRKTIELYLAVAVGAKAPDFTAPDTLGNPLRLSDLRGKYVLLDFWASWCGPCREENPAVVAAWNRYQWRGFTVLSVSLDQPGKKEAWLKAIRDDRLTWSHVSDLQHWNSALAKLYGVRSIPQNFLIDPKGKIIAANLRGAALEAQLETLLK, from the coding sequence ATGAAAGCATTGATTATACTGCTGGCAGCGTGCTGCTTCGTAGAAGTTGCAGCGGGTCAGTCGTTCAATAGAACAGACAGCCTGCGCCTTGTTCAGCAGCAGGCCGAACTCAAACTGGCCTTACAGCATCACGACAGCCTCCTGGCCAACAGGCAGGAGCAATGGCTGGCAGCGCAAAAGCTGAAAGCGCAGTATGATACTATTGGCCTGGCGTTGTACCGGGCAGAGATGGCTGTGTTGAAGCGGGAACGCAAAGCGCAGGAGATCCTTTTCATTCAGCAGCACCCGGATTACCAGGTAAGCCTTGATGCTTTGAGTGATGTGATCGGCCACCTGCCGGAAGATATCCGCGCCTATGACCGGCTGTACAAAAGGCTGGATAAAAAGGTCCGGCAATCGGAACAGGGGCGCAAGCTTAGAAAGACCATTGAGCTGTACCTTGCCGTGGCTGTTGGCGCCAAAGCACCGGATTTTACGGCGCCGGATACCCTGGGTAATCCGCTGCGGCTGTCGGACCTCCGCGGGAAGTATGTGCTGCTGGATTTCTGGGCCAGTTGGTGCGGTCCCTGCCGGGAAGAGAACCCCGCTGTAGTAGCTGCCTGGAACCGGTATCAATGGCGCGGGTTCACCGTGCTCTCCGTTTCACTGGACCAGCCCGGTAAAAAAGAGGCCTGGCTGAAAGCCATCCGGGACGACCGGCTCACCTGGAGCCATGTGTCGGACCTGCAGCACTGGAACAGTGCGTTGGCAAAGCTGTATGGTGTGCGTTCCATTCCGCAGAACTTCCTGATTGACCCCAAAGGGAAGATCATTGCCGCCAACCTGCGGGGAGCGGCGCTGGAAGCGCAGCTGGAAACCCTGCTGAAATAA